A single genomic interval of Nostoc commune NIES-4072 harbors:
- a CDS encoding response regulator, producing MLMLSCELSTLRVLVVDDHELTRLTLQLVFSCQENIQVVGLASNGEEAIEMVKRCHPDVIVLDLQMPVMDGWSASSHIKAISPNTQILAYSSVEDVNFQGAKAMSSFDDVCKKDVPTKELIALVRQLGQRAGDGSVAG from the coding sequence ATGTTAATGTTATCCTGTGAGCTTTCTACCTTGCGTGTTCTAGTAGTTGATGACCACGAACTGACTCGTTTAACCTTACAATTAGTTTTTTCTTGCCAGGAAAATATTCAAGTAGTAGGTTTAGCCAGTAATGGTGAAGAAGCTATAGAAATGGTTAAACGTTGCCATCCTGACGTAATTGTTCTAGATTTACAGATGCCAGTTATGGATGGCTGGAGTGCGTCTAGTCACATTAAAGCTATATCTCCGAACACCCAGATCCTTGCTTACTCCTCAGTGGAAGACGTAAATTTCCAGGGGGCAAAGGCAATGTCTAGCTTTGATGATGTTTGCAAGAAAGATGTACCTACAAAGGAACTCATTGCTTTAGTTAGGCAGTTAGGTCAGCGTGCAGGAGATGGTTCCGTTGCAGGATAA
- a CDS encoding response regulator codes for MSGITPFSVSKQPPLILVADDDKTIRVLLRKAMEQEGYRVVEANDGKQCLDAYEIIKPDIVLLDAVMPVMDGFTCCKHLLQIARNNLISALATFDTNSGLNNTVISKIWERTPILMITCLDDEESVDRAFEAGATDYVTKPIHWPVLRQRLRRLLQQAQVYKQLEAANEALHHLANVDGLTELANRRRFDDYLNTQWINLAQEESPLSMILCDIDYFKFYNDKYGHPAGDVCLQKVGALLSLKAQKHQDLVARYGGEEFAVIMPYTPASGALHVAAAIQEGIKDLQIVHDGSAVSQHVTLSMGVATVVPTWESSPSDLIVRADKALYQAKTGGRDRFVSSF; via the coding sequence ATGTCAGGCATAACTCCATTTTCTGTTTCTAAGCAACCACCACTGATTCTAGTAGCTGATGATGACAAGACCATCCGAGTATTGTTGCGTAAAGCTATGGAACAAGAAGGTTATCGAGTGGTCGAAGCCAATGATGGTAAGCAATGTTTAGATGCTTACGAGATTATCAAACCGGATATAGTTTTGTTAGATGCTGTAATGCCTGTGATGGATGGTTTTACCTGCTGTAAGCACTTGCTCCAAATTGCCAGGAATAATTTAATATCAGCTCTTGCAACTTTTGATACTAACTCTGGACTTAATAATACTGTGATATCCAAGATATGGGAGCGCACTCCTATATTGATGATCACATGCTTAGATGATGAAGAATCCGTAGATCGTGCTTTTGAAGCAGGGGCGACTGATTATGTCACTAAGCCAATTCATTGGCCTGTATTGCGCCAGCGATTGCGTCGCCTGCTACAGCAAGCGCAAGTCTACAAACAGTTAGAGGCGGCAAACGAAGCTTTGCACCACTTGGCCAATGTAGATGGCTTAACTGAGTTGGCAAATCGTCGCCGTTTTGACGATTATCTCAATACTCAGTGGATTAATCTGGCACAAGAGGAATCTCCCCTGTCAATGATTTTGTGTGATATCGACTATTTTAAATTTTATAACGATAAATATGGTCATCCGGCCGGAGATGTCTGTTTACAAAAGGTGGGTGCTTTATTAAGCCTCAAGGCGCAAAAACATCAGGATTTAGTAGCGCGTTATGGTGGCGAAGAATTTGCTGTGATTATGCCATATACGCCTGCATCTGGCGCACTTCACGTTGCCGCAGCGATACAAGAGGGAATCAAAGATTTGCAAATTGTTCACGATGGGTCTGCGGTGAGTCAGCATGTCACGCTAAGTATGGGTGTGGCTACTGTTGTGCCCACTTGGGAATCCTCTCCTTCAGATTTGATTGTGCGGGCAGATAAAGCACTTTACCAAGCAAAAACCGGGGGACGCGATCGCTTTGTCTCAAGTTTTTAG
- a CDS encoding DUF2854 domain-containing protein, whose product MLRQISLGTLGLTIGSILTIMGFVAYGVNNATLNLVGFFYGIPLLLGGLALKANELKPVPFTQTTSPSALILRQQQATDTQNKIRKDITRYCYGQDAHLDTTLSFLGLSPSDQERPTVTGLRETEVNGSYALVLEFDSPLIPIDVWQQKQEKMTNYFGPGLEVQITQPSENKIELALINTQKESLVTSQ is encoded by the coding sequence ATGCTACGCCAAATCTCTTTGGGAACACTCGGTTTAACTATCGGCAGTATATTAACCATCATGGGTTTCGTCGCCTATGGTGTTAATAATGCCACATTAAATCTTGTCGGATTTTTTTACGGAATTCCTCTATTATTGGGAGGATTGGCGCTGAAAGCTAATGAACTCAAGCCAGTGCCCTTTACTCAAACTACGTCACCGTCAGCATTAATATTGCGCCAACAGCAAGCAACTGACACCCAAAATAAAATTCGCAAAGACATCACTCGATATTGTTACGGTCAAGATGCTCATCTAGATACAACACTTTCTTTTCTGGGTTTGAGTCCCTCAGACCAGGAACGGCCAACAGTAACAGGCTTGCGAGAAACAGAAGTTAATGGCAGCTATGCCCTAGTTTTGGAATTTGATTCACCGCTAATACCAATTGATGTCTGGCAACAAAAGCAGGAAAAAATGACCAACTATTTTGGCCCTGGATTGGAGGTTCAAATAACGCAGCCATCTGAAAACAAAATTGAGCTAGCACTGATCAATACTCAAAAAGAGTCACTAGTCACTAGTCAATAG
- a CDS encoding histidine kinase, giving the protein MLKHDYMQVSQDQPIYSEAPLQLLLFVDGRPKSRQQVQRIRAYLKELQAEYSFEVETIDVGQQPYLAEHFKLIATPALIKIHPEPRQVLAGSNIIAQLKNWWPRWQAAVDAYLKVQEDLQERIDDNTRATSPKSTIRSVAVSAELIRLSDEIFRLKQEKDNLQEQLQFKDRVIAMLAHDLRNPLTAAAIAIETLQSNYNLETGQFQRLKPSMTAHLLKQARNQTKVIDRMIADLLEVGRGKDKEFPILPQKVQLGKVCLDVLEELCDRYTAKSQEVEIDIPSDLPYVYADPERIRQVLVNLLDNAIKYTPEGGKISVAGLHRTTQKVQFSIGDTGPGIPVENRDRIFENHFRLQRDEATEGYGIGLCLCQRIILAHYGQIWVDSAPNNGAWFHFTLPVYPS; this is encoded by the coding sequence GTGCTGAAACACGATTACATGCAAGTTTCCCAGGATCAGCCTATTTATTCTGAGGCCCCACTCCAGCTGCTACTATTTGTCGATGGACGACCCAAGTCCCGACAACAAGTGCAGCGAATCCGTGCTTACTTAAAAGAATTGCAGGCTGAGTATAGTTTTGAAGTTGAAACTATCGATGTTGGACAACAACCTTACTTAGCAGAACACTTTAAATTGATAGCAACGCCAGCTTTAATTAAAATCCATCCGGAACCACGACAGGTTCTTGCTGGGAGTAATATCATAGCGCAATTAAAAAACTGGTGGCCTCGCTGGCAAGCTGCTGTAGACGCCTACTTAAAAGTACAGGAAGACTTACAAGAACGTATAGACGATAATACTAGGGCGACATCACCCAAATCCACTATCCGTTCAGTTGCTGTTTCTGCCGAACTAATTCGACTCTCAGACGAAATTTTTCGCTTAAAACAGGAAAAAGATAACCTCCAAGAGCAGCTACAGTTTAAAGACCGGGTGATTGCTATGCTGGCGCATGATCTCCGCAATCCGCTAACTGCTGCGGCGATCGCTATCGAAACTCTCCAATCTAATTACAATTTAGAGACGGGGCAATTCCAGCGCCTCAAGCCATCGATGACGGCGCATTTATTAAAACAAGCCCGCAATCAAACTAAGGTTATTGACCGCATGATTGCTGACCTTTTAGAGGTAGGTCGGGGCAAAGATAAAGAGTTCCCTATTTTACCACAAAAGGTGCAACTGGGTAAAGTGTGCTTAGATGTACTAGAAGAATTGTGCGATCGCTACACCGCCAAATCCCAAGAGGTAGAGATAGATATTCCTAGTGACTTGCCTTATGTATATGCTGACCCAGAACGCATCCGCCAAGTGCTAGTGAATCTGTTGGATAATGCCATCAAATATACCCCAGAAGGTGGCAAGATTAGTGTTGCTGGATTACATCGCACTACCCAAAAAGTTCAGTTTAGTATCGGCGATACCGGGCCTGGTATTCCTGTAGAGAATCGCGATCGCATCTTTGAAAATCACTTCCGCCTGCAACGGGATGAAGCTACAGAAGGTTACGGGATTGGTCTTTGTTTATGCCAACGCATCATCCTGGCACATTATGGTCAAATCTGGGTAGATTCTGCCCCCAATAACGGAGCATGGTTTCACTTCACATTACCAGTTTATCCTTCTTAG
- a CDS encoding phosphodiester glycosidase family protein, with amino-acid sequence MRKIKLLGLILISLAMVLWLNFRFSTPSIPTVTSLTPKTIRYFERTLPQSIAHILLIPANSKFLVTPALSQKVATVEEFAQKHRAVAILNAGFFDPANQKTTSYVVIQRKLVADPKENERLVNNFNLKPYLSQIFNRAEFRRYLCGKTNRYAIALHSQSPPAGCQLADSIGAGPSLLPELTLAKEGFVDNTSKRDALGSNQPNARTAVGITRDGGVVLVMVAQKPSAPANSGISLPALADFMKTLGANQAMNLDGGSSSSLYYNGKTFYGKVDLEGNPIRRPVKSVLLVQEN; translated from the coding sequence GTGAGAAAAATTAAACTACTGGGTTTGATATTAATTAGTTTGGCAATGGTATTGTGGTTGAATTTCCGTTTCTCAACACCGTCAATACCAACTGTTACATCTTTAACACCAAAAACTATCCGCTACTTCGAGCGCACTTTACCCCAAAGCATCGCTCACATTCTGTTGATTCCAGCTAATAGCAAATTTTTGGTAACTCCTGCATTATCACAGAAGGTAGCCACTGTAGAGGAATTTGCCCAAAAGCATCGAGCCGTAGCTATTTTGAATGCAGGCTTTTTTGACCCAGCCAACCAAAAGACTACATCTTATGTTGTCATACAAAGGAAGTTGGTAGCTGACCCTAAGGAAAACGAGCGATTGGTGAACAATTTCAACTTAAAACCTTACCTAAGTCAAATATTCAATCGCGCAGAATTCCGCCGCTACCTATGTGGGAAAACTAACCGCTATGCCATTGCTCTCCACAGTCAGTCACCACCAGCAGGTTGTCAGTTAGCCGATTCTATAGGCGCAGGCCCAAGCCTATTACCAGAACTCACGTTAGCAAAAGAGGGTTTTGTAGATAATACAAGTAAACGAGATGCACTTGGCAGCAACCAACCTAACGCCAGAACTGCCGTGGGTATTACCCGTGATGGTGGCGTTGTGTTAGTTATGGTGGCTCAAAAACCCTCGGCTCCCGCTAATTCTGGGATATCTTTGCCAGCATTAGCTGATTTTATGAAAACTCTTGGTGCTAATCAAGCGATGAATCTGGATGGGGGAAGTTCATCTTCGCTTTATTACAATGGTAAAACTTTTTACGGGAAGGTTGATTTGGAAGGAAATCCTATCAGGCGTCCTGTGAAATCAGTTTTGCTGGTTCAGGAAAACTAG
- a CDS encoding chlororespiratory reduction protein 7, which yields MPDSLMYQQDHFVVLETNQPEQFLTQSELLEKLKTTLQQLVIQDLPPDLQKFDTAEAQAQYLLDTTCELDIAPGQYLQWYAVRLEK from the coding sequence ATGCCAGACTCATTAATGTATCAGCAAGATCACTTTGTGGTTCTAGAAACAAATCAACCAGAACAATTTCTGACACAATCAGAGTTATTAGAAAAGCTCAAAACAACTCTCCAACAACTTGTAATTCAAGATTTGCCGCCTGACTTGCAAAAGTTTGATACTGCGGAAGCTCAAGCACAATATTTACTTGACACCACCTGCGAATTAGACATTGCTCCTGGGCAATATTTGCAGTGGTATGCAGTTCGTTTAGAAAAGTAA